The genomic DNA ATTTTCTTCTTTTACTCATCTGGCAAATTATTTAATAACAAGCGTTTTACGTTCCCTCCCATTATTTTCTGAATATCTACTTTAGAAATCCCTAACTTCAACAACTCTTCAACAACTAAAGGTAAGCCAGTAACATCAATACTTGCTTTTACTGCCCCATCAAAGTCAGATCCTAATGCAACAAAATCTACTCCTACAAGATGTACTACATATTGTATGGCTTTTGCTGTTTTTTTCACAGAACTTCCACAGACTGCTTTAGGAAACATAGCAATGCTAATTAAACCTCCTGTTTTTGCTATTCCCTTAATATGCTTATCAGATAAGTTCCGAACATTGTTACAAGTTCCTTTGACTCCAGTATGAGAACTAACAAGTGGCTTCGTTGTTATTTTTAAAATATCATCAATCATTTTTGGAGAAGCGTGCGCTACATCAACAATCATATTTTTAAGTTGCATTCTTTTTATCACTTCCTTCCCAAACGCTGTTAATCCTCCTCCAGAAACACCATGTGCAGATCCTCCTAATTTATTATCAAAAAAATGGGTAGGCGCCATCATTCTTACCCCTGCATTAAATAATACATCTATATTTTCTATATTTCCATCTAAAGCATGAGCTCCTTCTACTCCTAAAAATCCAGCAGTGATCTTAGGATTTTTTTCTTTCTTTAATATATAACTTTCTAAATCTTTTTTAGAATTAATTATACTAAACTTTCCTTTAGATTTTTCAGCAAAATCATACAATCTCGAGCACTGTATCAATGCCCTTTCTGTTAAACTAGTCCACGATTTAAAAGAATTTCCTTGCGCTAACATAAGCATTGTTATTTGATCCGTATCTGCTGCATTTTTATCAAAATTTTGTCCTTTGGGCGATTTTGTTACAATGGTAAATGCCTGCAACCCCATATTTGCTTCTATCATTCTAGGAATATCTACGTGTCCATAGGTTTTAGCATCCAATAAATTTCTCTGCCATAGTAATGCATCACAATGCATATCTGCTATAAACTCCAGTGAATCATATACTTCCTTAGCTTTCTTCGAAACTTGATACGGAGGTAATAAAGCTGTTTTATTTTGCATTTTATCTACCTGTGAAGGCATTAAAAGAGTTGCCAAAAAATATAATGTGATCAATCCTGTTAATATATTAAATAGCTTTTTCATTTTACATTTTTATAATTATTATATGAACTTTTAATATGTTTGCCTAAAGTAATCATTTCTATGGATTTTAACACGTTTTTATCAAAAGTCCCTCTTATCAAAACAAAAAGACTAGGAGGTCTAGATGCTCAATTCAAACTAGCTCCAGAGATGCGTTTGCGCTATTCCGAAAATAAAATAAAAGCTTTAAACCCTAGAAAAGCTGCCGTTTTAGCTTTATTTTACCCTAACGAAGCTTCTCAAACCTGTATTTTACTAACTAAAAGAGCTAGTTATAAAGGCACTCATTCTGCACAAGTAAGTTTTCCTGGTGGAAAAGTTGATAAAACAGATAAGAACTTACAAGAAACTGCTTTAAGAGAAGCTCATGAAGAAATGGGCATTCCAAAGAATTTAGTAACGGTACTTCGTGAAACAACAGACGTTTATATTCCTCCTAGCAATTTTTTAGCAACTCCTTTTATTGCTGTAAGTTCACAAAAACCTGATTTTATAATGAATGAAGAGGTTGCCGAAACAATTGAAGTTCTGGTTGCAGATTTATTAAATGACGCCAACATTAGCGCTGTTAACCTTTCAACTTCTTATGCTACAAATATAAATGTACCCTGCTTTAAACTAAATAATTATACTGTTTGGGGAGCAACTGCTATGATGTTAAGTGAAATTAGAGAACTATTAATTTAACATTCTTAGGTAATTCTTTCGTACTTTTGTATTTCGCTCTTTTTTTAAAAAAGCGATTTTAACTAATAAACTAACATATAATGCCTCTATTAAAAAGAAATCCTTTTGGACATATTTTATTTTTAAAGAAATGGTTAATTAGAATCTTTGGCGTAATTTCTCACGGTCGCTATCGTAGATTTAACGACTTGCAAATTGAAGGCTCTGAAATCATTAGAGATCTCCCCCATGCTAATGTTCTGTTTGTTTCTAACCACCAAACTTATTTTGCGGATGTTGCCGCTATGTTTCATGTTTTCAATGCTTCTTTAAAAGGACGCGTTGACAATATTAAAAACATAGGGTATATCTGGAATCCTAAATTAAATTTATACTATATTGCTGCAGGTGAAACTATGCGATCTGGTTTACTTCCTAAAATATTCGCTTATACAGGGTCTGTTTCTATTGATAGAACTTGGCGTAGTGCTGGAAAAGATATCAAAAGACAAGTTAAGATGTCTGATATTTCCAATATTGGAAAAGCCTTAAATGATGGGTGGGTCATTACTTTTCCGCAAGGTACAACCACCGCTTTTAAACCTATTAGACGAGGAACGGCACATATCATTAAAACCTTTAAACCAATAGTTGTTCCTATTGTTATTGACGGTTTCAGACGCTCTTTTGATAAAAAAGGGCTACAAATAAAAAAACGAAATGTATTGCAATCTATGGTAATAAAAAAGCCATTAGAAATTGATTATGAAAACGAAAGCATGGATAGCATTGTCGAGAAGATTCAATATGCAATAGAACAACACCCTTCATTTTTAAAAGTATTATCTCCAGAAGAATTAAAGGAGCAAGAAGATTTCATTAGAAGCAGACGCTTCTGGGGAGCTGACAACAAAGAAGAACGTAAAAATTAAGAAATATGGCAAATAAATCAATTTTGAATGAAAAGTCTTTAGATTTTTTAGAAAGATACTTGAATAATGCATCTCCTACAGGATATGAGTGGGAAGGTCAAAAAATTTGGATGGATTATTTAAAGCCATACGTAGATGAATTCATTACTGATACTTATGGTACCGCTGTTGGTGTTATTAACCCAAAAGCTAAATATAAAGTAGTTATAGAAGGACATGCTGATGAAATTTCTTGGTATGTAAATTATATTTCGGATAATGGGTTGATCTATGTCATTCGCAATGGAGGTAGTGATCACCAAATAGCTCCTAGTAAAATTGTAAACATACATACTAAGAATGGGATTGTTAAAGGCGTATTCGGATGGCCTGCTATTCATACACGTGATAAAGGAAACGAGGAAGCTCCTAAACCAGATAATATTTTTATAGATACTGGCTGCGCTACCAAAGAAGAAGTTGAAAAATTAGGAGTACATGTAGGCTGTGTTATCACTTACCCTGATGAATTTCATGTTTTAAATGGTGATAAGTTTGTTTGCCGCGCTTTAGACAATCGTATGGGAGGATTTATGATTGCAGAAGTAGCTCGTTTATTAAAGGAGAATAACAAAGAACTACCTTTTGGATTATATATTACAAATTCTGTTCAGGAAGAAATTGGCTTACGTGGTGCAGAAATGATTACCAATACAATTCAACCAAATGTTGCAATCGTAACTGATGTAACGCATGATACTACCACACCTATGATTGACAAAAAGAAAGAAGGTCATTTAGAAATGGGGAAAGGACCTGTGATTGCTTATGCTCCTGCTGTTCAACAAAAGTTACGTGATTTAATTACAGATACTGCAACAATTAACAAAATCCCTTTCCAACGCTCTGCTTTGTCAAGAGCTACTGGTACTGACACTGATGCTTTTGCTTATAGTAATGGTGGTGTTGCAGCTGCATTAATATCATTACCGCTTCGTTATATGCATACTACTGTAGAAATGGTTCATAGAGAAGATGTGGAGAATGTGATTAAAATGATTTATGAAACATTATTAAATATAAAAGAAGGAGAAACGTTTTCTTACTTTAAATAAAACCAAAATCCCGCTTTTACGCGGGATTCTTTTTTATGGACGAACTAATAGCTATTGTTGATCATACAGGAAATTATACAGGAAAAACCTGTTTAAAGTCAGAAGCACATATAAATGGATTTTTTCATTTAACAGTGCACATTTGGTTATATACTAGTAATGGTAAAATTTTGCTTCAAAAAAGAGCTCCTTCTAAAAAAGTTTTCCCCAATATGTGGGATATTTCAGTAGCAGGTCATGTGGCTGCTAGTGAAAAGATCATGACCGCAGCTCTCAGAGAAGTTAAAGAAGAAATAGGATTAAAAATAACAGCGAAAGAGCTTTTTAAAATAACTGTGCGCAAACATCAAATATCACATTCAAATGGAATTCAAGATAACGAATTTCATCATGTTTTTATTACCGAACTAACCTGCCCTTTTGACTCATTAACCCTTCAAAAGGAAGAAGTATCTGAACTCAAATTATATCCGCTTGAAACTTTGAAGAATACTCAAAAGCTGAATAATATATTGCTTCCTCAGTATCACGATTATTATTGCTTCGTGTACGATAAAATCTTAGAAAAAATCAACTCATAATGCCTATCTTCCCACTATAATATCTGTTTATTTACAGGCCCGCAATTCCTAAAAACAAGCATAAAGGTTTATAACACCTAGCTATCCTTCTAAAAAAATTCAGTTAGAAGGCTATCAAGTGACGTAAGATTTAGCATTAATATTCCATTTACTTCCCTTTCCTCAAAATAAATAATGAAATTAGAACCAATACTAAAAAAACTTATTCCTTCCAAAAAAGCAACATAATTATTAGTTTTTAATGTAAGTTTGCTACCTTAAAATTACAAATTTCACATGGCTACTTTATTGATAAACATCAAAGAATTAATTCAAGTAAGAGAAAATACTATTACCAAAGTTTCAGGAAAGGAGATGGGGATTTTACCTACAATTAAAAATGCTTTTCTGTTGCTCGAAAACGATCAAATAATTAACTACGGCAGTATGGATACTTTAGACACCTCTGCTGATGAAATTATTGATTGCACAGGTAAAATGATATTGCCTACATGGTGTGATTCTCATACCCATATTGTGTATGCTGGTAATAGGGAACAAGAATTTGTAGATCGAATTAATGGATTGACTTACGAGGAAATTGCTAATAATGGAGGTGGAATTTTAAATTCTGCTAAAAAACTACAGCAAACTAGTGAAGAAGATTTGTATCATCAATCTGCCCAACGATTAAAAGAAGTTATTTCGTTAGGTACTGGTGCTATTGAAATAAAATCAGGATATGGGCTCACAGTTGATGCTGAACTAAAAATGCTACGTGTCATCAAAAAACTTAAAGAAAATTTTGAGCTACCTATTAAGGCAACTTTTTTAGGTGCTCATGCCTTTCCGCAAGAGTATAAAGAGGACAAAGAAGGCTATATTGATTTAATTATCAATCAAATGCTTCCTCAAGTTGCAGCAGAAAACCTAGCTGAATTTATAGATGCTTTTTGTGAAACAGGATATTTTTCTGTTGAAGATACTTCCAAGATTTTAGCAGCAGCAAAACCATACGGATTGATTCCTAAGGTTCATGTCAATCAATTTACAACCATTGGAGGTATTCAAATGAGTATCGCTCAAAATGCTTTATCTGTCGATCATCTAGAAGTAATGAATTCAGAAGACATCAATGCTTTAAAAAACACGGATACAATGCCCGTTGCACTTCCTTCATGTTCTTATTTTTTAAGCATCCCATATACCCCTGCTAGAACTATTATTGATGAAGGACTTCCTTTGGCCTTGGCTACAGACTTTAACCCTGGATCAACCCCCTCAGGCAATATGAATTTCGTGGTAGCAACTGCTTGTATAAAAATGAAAATGACTCCTGAAGAAGCTATAAATGCCGCAACAATCAATGGAGCCTATGCTATGAACCTATCTAATCAAGTTGGAAGTATTACCAAAGGCAAAAAAGCTAATTTTATAATTACTAAAGAAATTCCTAGTTACGGATTTATTCCTTATAATTTTGGTACTAACGTAATTGAAAGCGTTTTTATTAATGGTAAAAAAATTTAATATGTTACATATTTTCACGCAAGATGAAATCCGTCAATTTATAAACCTTAGAGAAGGTGAGGTAAAATTAGGAGAAGTTATTTCTACTATTCATGATCCTGAAAACTTTTTCAAACAGGTAGAAAATAGCAAATCAAAATTCGTTATCATAGGAGTTCCTGAAGATATTGGGGTGAAAATGAATAAGGGAAATGGCGGAGCACATACTGCTTTTACCCCTAGTTTAAAAGCTCTTCTTAACATCCAAGAGAATCAATTTATAACAGGAAAAGATATCCTTCTTTTAGGTTATTTAGATTTTTTAGAGGTAGCTCATGATTTTACTCCTGATGATCCTGAAAAAGGAGATTACTTGGTAAAGCAAATTGATTTAGAATTATCAAAATTAATCCATTTTCTCATTTCGGTAGGAAAAACCCCTATTATAATTGGAGGAGGCCATAACAATTCCTACGGAAACTTAAAAGGTTTAGCTACAGCCAAAAAATCCTCTATTAATGTAGTCAATTTAGATGCTCATACTGATTTGCGAAAACTTGAAGAACGCCATAGCGGTAATGGATTCTCTTATGCTATACATAATGGCTTTTTAGATCATTATTTTATGTTCGGGTTGCATCAAAATTATACCCCTCAATATATTTTTGATCGTATTCATGAAAACATGAAGCTGGAGTACAATACTTTTGAAGCACTAGAAATATACAAATCTGTTCCTTTTGAAAACGAATTACAACGAGCTTTAAACTTTATCAAAGAAAAGCCTTTCGGTATTGAAGTTGACTTAGACGCTATCCAAAATTTTCCAAGTAGTGCAATGACTCCTACTGGATTTTCACCGCAACAAACTCGACAATTCGTTCATTTCTTCGGAAAGAACAAGAACGCTAGCTACCTACATATATGTGAAGGAGCTCCTTCTGTGATGCAAGATGACCTAGCTATCAATCAAGTAGGTAAATTTATAAGTTATTTAATTACTGATTTTATAAAAGCGAACAACAGACGCTAAGTAATTTTTCATAGCATGCTCTAAAATATTTTTGAAATAATGTAACAAAATGTATTTTTACACTACTCATTAGCATCAACTAATTAAACTTTAAGTGCAGAAAGATCTAGAAGCTAAATTTTTATTAGACTTTGAGCAAAATCAAAATATTGTTCATAAGGTATGTCGAATTTATACGACCAACCAAGACGCACATAATGATTTGTTTCAAGAAATAACAATTCAGCTTTGGAAAAATTATAGTAAATTTAGAGGAGATGCTAAATTCAGCACTTGGATGTATAGAGTTGCTTTAAATACAGCAATTTCTTTATACAGAAAATCAACTCGAACTATAAAAACGCAAGACATTAGCGACTTTGCTTATAAAATAAAGTCTAATGATTATGATGACACCGAAGAATTGCAATTAAAAGCCTTATACACTGCCATTCATAAATTAAACGATATTGATAAAGCATTGATATTTTTATATTTAGAAAACAAACCTTATAAGGAAATTTCAAAAACTTTAGGTATTAGTCAGGTAAATGCTCGTGTGAAGATGAATCGAGCTAAAGAAAAACTTAAAAAAGTATTAAACCCATAATATATGGATTTATTAGAAGGATATAAAAAAGCATGGGATAATCAGCCTAAAGAAGTTAATATACTGTCAAAAGCTGATATTTATAAAATGGCACATTCAAAATCGTCTTCTATCGTAAAATGGATTTTTATTATAGGACTTTTGGAATTTGCGATATTAAATTCTCTTTATTTCATTATTGATATGGAGGCAACCTATCAAAAATACAATAGTTTGGGGCTGGGAAAATTTGTTTTTTATTCTCAGATAATAACCTATCTTATCTTGTTTTACTTTTTAGCAAAGTTTTATTTGAATTATAAAAGTATCTCTGTTATTGAATCAACAAAAACGTTAATGGCTAAAATTTTAAAAACTAGAAGAACAGTAAAGCATTATGTTTTATTCAATCTTATTTATGGCTTTATACTTTCTGGCATAGTCACTATATCAATGATACAAACCAACATAGAAGAGCTTAGTTCTAAAAAACTATCATTATTCATTTGCCTAGCAATTATTAGCACAATAATATTGCTCGTACTCATTTGGGGGTTTTACCAACTAATTTACGGTTTTTTACTACGTAAACTAACTATTAACTATAAAGAATTAGCAAAACTTGAAAATTAAACATACTATGAAAAAAGGAATCGCTTTACTATCCCTTATATGCTCTCTACACCTTTCATCTCAAAATACTACAAAATCTGATTTTTGGAATCATGTTCGCTATGGAGGTGGTTTGGGGTTGTCTTTTAGATCTAATAACACTACAGTTTCCATATCACCAAGCGCACTCTACGAATTTAATGACCAATTTTCTTTAGGAGCTAGTTTAGGGTACTTATATAACAAACAAAATAGTTTAACATCAAATGTTTTTAGTGCCAGTATTATTTCATTATATAACCCCATAAGTCAAATACAAGTATCTGCAGAACTTGAACAGTTATTTGTAAACCAAAATTTACTAGGGTTCAAAAATAATTATAATTACCCCGCTCTTTACTTAGGAGTAGCTTATAGATTTGGAATGGCTTCTTTAGGTATTCGATATGATATTTTATATGATAAAGATACAAATATCTATATTTCTCCTATTTCTCCAATCATTAGGTTTTACTTTTAACTTAGCTTAATATAATTTTTTAAGTTCTCTTAGTAGATAATGGTGCATTTCATCTGTATAATTTAAATGAGTAACAATTCGTAATTTACCTTCTCCCATAGCTATTAATAAAATCCCTTTTTCTTTTAGCTTTTTTATAAATTCCTCTGAACTTATAGCTTTATCTACATAAAAAATAACAATATTAGTTTCAATAGGTTCTACTTTCGTTATATAAGAGCATTCCTTTAAAACCGCTCCTATTTCTTTTGCTTTTTGATGATCTTCTTTTAAGCGATTAATATGATAATCCAACGCATATATTCCCGCAGCAGCTAAAAAACCCACTTGTCTCATTCCTCCTCCAAATAGCTTACGAATTCGTAATGCTTTTTCTATTTCTTTTTTTGTTCCTACTAAAACAGAACCAACAGGAGCTCCCAACCCTTTTGACAAGCATATAGAAATTGTATCAAATAATTTTCCATACTGCTTAGGTGTCTCGCCCTTCGCTACAAGAGCATTAAACAACCTAGCTCCATCTAAATGATACTTCAAATCGTGTTTTTTTGCTACTGCTCCTATCTTTTGCAGTTCCGAAAAATCCCAACAAGCACCACCTCCTTTATTCGTAGTATTTTCAATACATATTAACCTATTATACGGAGTATGTATATCTGGCTTATCTGAAACAAGTGAAACTAATTGCTCACTCGTAAACATCCCTCTATCTCCATCAATTAAACACGAAGTTACTCCTGAATTAAAAGCTACCCCACCTCCTTCATAGTTATATACATGCGCCCATTTATCACAAAACATACGATCACCTGGCTGTGTGTGTAATTTTATTCCTGCTTGATTAGCCATAGTTCCTGACGGAAAAAACAATGCATCTTCCATGCCAAACATAGTTGCTATTTTCTGCTGTAATTTATTTACCGTAGGATCTGCTTTGAAAACATCATCCCCTACTTTAGCTACTAACATTGCTTCTAGCATTCCTTTAGTTGGTTTTGTAACCGTATCACTAATTAAATTGATTTCCATTTACTATATAATTTAGTTTGAAAGTGTATTTTTGTACCGATTATGATAACAAACGAACAACTTAAAAATATTTCTGAACGAGTTGACAAGTTAAAGAGCTATTTGGAAATTGACAAGAAATTAATAGAAATTAATAATGAAGAGGAAAAAACCGCTAATCCTGATTTTTGGAATGATCCAAAAGAGGCAGAGATTTTAATGAAATCACTTCGATTCAAAAAAAAGTGGGTTGAAGATTATAACACCTGTGTTTCTTTAAATGACGATTTAACCGTCTTATATGAATTTTATAAAGAAGGAGATATTGAAGATGAAGAACTCTTACAGCAATTTGAAAAAACAAATTCTTTTTTAGAAGATATCGAATTTAAAAATATGCTTTCTGAAGAAGGAGATCGCTTAAGCGCTACGATCCAAATCACTGCTGGAGCAGGAGGTACCGAAAGCTGTGACTGGGCTGAAATGCTTACTAGAATGTACACCATGTGGGCTGAAAAGCAAGGTTTCTCTTTAAAAACCTTAAATTACCAAAGTGGTGATACTGCTGGTATAAAAACAGTTACTATAGAAATAAGTGGCGATTACGCTTTTGGATGGTTAAAAGGAGAAAATGGCGTACACCGTTTAGTTAGAATCTCTCCGTTTGATAGCAATGCCAAACGGCATACTTCTTTTGCTTCTGTGTATGTGTATCCTGTGGCTGATGATAGTATTGAAATAGATATAAATCCTGCTGATATTGAGATCGTAACTGCAAGGTCAAGCGGTGCTGGTGGGCAAAATGTAAATAAAGTTGAAACTAAAGTACAACTAACCCATAAACCTACGGGTATTAAAATTTCTTGCTCTAATTCACGCTCTCAACATGATAATAGAGCTACTGCACTACAAATGTTAAAATCTCAACTATATGAAATAGAATTGCAAAAAAGATTGGCTGCGCGTGCTGATATCGAAGCTAATAAATTAAAAAATGAATGGGGAAGTCAAATTAGAAATTATGTAATGCATCCCTATAAGTTAGTAAAAGATGTGCGTACAGCTCATGAAACAGGAAATGTAGATGCTGTAATGGATGGAAATATTAACCCTTTCTTAAAAGCCTATTTAATGTTAAATGGACAGAAGGAAAAATAAATTTTAATGGATATGATAAAAATATACCACAACAATAGATGTAGTAAATCTCGTTCAGGATTGGAAATTTTAGAAACATCTGGAAAAGAATTTGAGGTTGTAAAATACCTTGAGCAACCTCCTTCTATTTCTGAACTCACAAAAATCATTAATTTACTAAATATAAAACCTATTCAACTCGTTCGTAAAAACGAAGCTGTTTGGAAAGAAAATTATAAAGGTAAAGAACTTTCTGACACTGCTATTATGGAAGCTATGGTTGAGTACCCTAAATTAATTGAGCGCCCAATAGTTATTAACGGTAATAAAGCTACTATAGGAAGACCTCCTGAAAACATACATAGTATCCTTTAATAACCAGCTTTTACATAGCAAATATTATATATCAGTTTTTACTAAAACTTGAATTAATTTAACATGAAGTCTTCTTTTTTAAGAAGGCTTTATAGTTTTATCTTTTGATAATTACTGAAATAAAAATAACTTTTCTTTAAACGAAACTAAGCCTAAGTTATTAGTAACATTAGTTATTGGATAGAAGATTTAATAAACCCCGTACCATAGCCTAAAAACTGAACCGATGTTGTTAATATGCTAAGAGCAGCAACATTTAATTTTTTATTTTGAATAAGTGAATCTACAAATATTGCTATAAAATATAATCCATAAAATATTAAAAACTCCCAATACCCTAAAAAAGATAACAGAATCCCTATACATAAAAACAATATAAACAGCGAAGGAAACCAGTAAGTTAATTTAGCTGTTGTAGGATATTTCTTATTCAATATTGGGCGAGCTGCTCCAAAAGAAAAAGTTTGCTTTAAAAATTGCCCTATAGTACTTCTTCTCTTATGAAAAACAAAAGCCTTTTCTATTAATTGCGTTTCAAAGTCATTTTTCCATAACCTAAATGTCAAGTCAATATCTTCACCCACCTTCATTTTAGAAAAACCTTTTGTTTTTTCAAATGCTTTTTTAGAAATCCCTAAATTAAAGCTACGGGGTTGAAACTTACCGATTGCCTTTTTCTTTCCTCGAATACCTCCAGTTGTTAATACTGAAGTCATTGAATAATTAATTGCTTTTTGTAATGGCGTAAAATCACTATGCGCTGCATCTGGCCCTCCAAAAGCATCTGTATAATTTTCTCTTAAGTTTTTTTTGACCTCTTGTAAATACTGAGTAGGAACAAGCACATCAGAATCTAGAATTATAAAATAATTCCCTTTCGCTTTATTCATTCCAAAATTACGACTTTCTCCTGCTCCACTATTTTCTTTAAAGAAATAACGAATACAAAGCTTTGATTTATACTTTTCTACTATTAAATCGCACTTTTCTGTTGATCCATCCTCTACGATTACAATTTCAAAATCATCATGAAAATTTTGTTTAATAAGACTGCCTAGTAATTCATCAATCTCTTGAGGCCTATTATAAACGGGAATAACTATTGAAAATGATAAGTTCATCATTACCTTTTTAGCACATTTGCTATTCCTGTCCAAAGGTCAATTCTCTTTTGTAATGCCTCCTTTGCATAACTTTCTACCTCATTCCATTTTTTAGCATCATTGCCGCACAATTCCTCAATCATTTTTAATGATAAAGGACCATGTTCATCTCCATCTAACTCAATATGCCTTCTTAAATAATAGGTTAATTTACTATAACTAACATTATTTCCTTCTTCTGCTTTTTGAACGATTTCTAAAAACATATCTGGAATTACATCTTCTCTTCCAAAAGTAAAACTTGCTGCTATAATATGCGGTTGCTCAGTTTTTATTACCTCAAAGGTAAAATTAACAAAATCTTCTACCTCTTTGAGTACTTTTATTTCCTTTAATATTTTATCTATAGATTCCCTTTCTTTTATTTTCTCTATAAAAGTGGTAATTTGAGTCATATCGGCTCCTACCTGCTCCATAGCATCTAAATACATCTCAAAATGGCTTTTAGGTTCGCCTTTTTCATTAATATCACTTTCTTCTCCGTGCACAATTTCATTTACAAATCTTGCTGTTGTTGGATTTACCACGGGAATCCAAGGTAAGCTAACACATGTTAACTTTTGCTGTAATGCTTTTAATAGCGACATAAAATCCCAAACAGCAAATACATGGCTTTCCATAAAAATTCTTACATCTTTAATATCACTTAACGCCTCATACAGCTCATGCTTTTTTAACACTTCTCTAAGTGGCTCTACTCGCTTTTCTATTGATAA from Tenacibaculum maritimum NCIMB 2154 includes the following:
- a CDS encoding NUDIX hydrolase; amino-acid sequence: MDELIAIVDHTGNYTGKTCLKSEAHINGFFHLTVHIWLYTSNGKILLQKRAPSKKVFPNMWDISVAGHVAASEKIMTAALREVKEEIGLKITAKELFKITVRKHQISHSNGIQDNEFHHVFITELTCPFDSLTLQKEEVSELKLYPLETLKNTQKLNNILLPQYHDYYCFVYDKILEKINS
- a CDS encoding RNA polymerase sigma factor, producing the protein MQKDLEAKFLLDFEQNQNIVHKVCRIYTTNQDAHNDLFQEITIQLWKNYSKFRGDAKFSTWMYRVALNTAISLYRKSTRTIKTQDISDFAYKIKSNDYDDTEELQLKALYTAIHKLNDIDKALIFLYLENKPYKEISKTLGISQVNARVKMNRAKEKLKKVLNP
- a CDS encoding formimidoylglutamase, whose translation is MLHIFTQDEIRQFINLREGEVKLGEVISTIHDPENFFKQVENSKSKFVIIGVPEDIGVKMNKGNGGAHTAFTPSLKALLNIQENQFITGKDILLLGYLDFLEVAHDFTPDDPEKGDYLVKQIDLELSKLIHFLISVGKTPIIIGGGHNNSYGNLKGLATAKKSSINVVNLDAHTDLRKLEERHSGNGFSYAIHNGFLDHYFMFGLHQNYTPQYIFDRIHENMKLEYNTFEALEIYKSVPFENELQRALNFIKEKPFGIEVDLDAIQNFPSSAMTPTGFSPQQTRQFVHFFGKNKNASYLHICEGAPSVMQDDLAINQVGKFISYLITDFIKANNRR
- the hutI gene encoding imidazolonepropionase encodes the protein MATLLINIKELIQVRENTITKVSGKEMGILPTIKNAFLLLENDQIINYGSMDTLDTSADEIIDCTGKMILPTWCDSHTHIVYAGNREQEFVDRINGLTYEEIANNGGGILNSAKKLQQTSEEDLYHQSAQRLKEVISLGTGAIEIKSGYGLTVDAELKMLRVIKKLKENFELPIKATFLGAHAFPQEYKEDKEGYIDLIINQMLPQVAAENLAEFIDAFCETGYFSVEDTSKILAAAKPYGLIPKVHVNQFTTIGGIQMSIAQNALSVDHLEVMNSEDINALKNTDTMPVALPSCSYFLSIPYTPARTIIDEGLPLALATDFNPGSTPSGNMNFVVATACIKMKMTPEEAINAATINGAYAMNLSNQVGSITKGKKANFIITKEIPSYGFIPYNFGTNVIESVFINGKKI
- a CDS encoding M42 family metallopeptidase, which produces MANKSILNEKSLDFLERYLNNASPTGYEWEGQKIWMDYLKPYVDEFITDTYGTAVGVINPKAKYKVVIEGHADEISWYVNYISDNGLIYVIRNGGSDHQIAPSKIVNIHTKNGIVKGVFGWPAIHTRDKGNEEAPKPDNIFIDTGCATKEEVEKLGVHVGCVITYPDEFHVLNGDKFVCRALDNRMGGFMIAEVARLLKENNKELPFGLYITNSVQEEIGLRGAEMITNTIQPNVAIVTDVTHDTTTPMIDKKKEGHLEMGKGPVIAYAPAVQQKLRDLITDTATINKIPFQRSALSRATGTDTDAFAYSNGGVAAALISLPLRYMHTTVEMVHREDVENVIKMIYETLLNIKEGETFSYFK
- a CDS encoding lysophospholipid acyltransferase family protein codes for the protein MPLLKRNPFGHILFLKKWLIRIFGVISHGRYRRFNDLQIEGSEIIRDLPHANVLFVSNHQTYFADVAAMFHVFNASLKGRVDNIKNIGYIWNPKLNLYYIAAGETMRSGLLPKIFAYTGSVSIDRTWRSAGKDIKRQVKMSDISNIGKALNDGWVITFPQGTTTAFKPIRRGTAHIIKTFKPIVVPIVIDGFRRSFDKKGLQIKKRNVLQSMVIKKPLEIDYENESMDSIVEKIQYAIEQHPSFLKVLSPEELKEQEDFIRSRRFWGADNKEERKN
- a CDS encoding dipeptidase; this translates as MKKLFNILTGLITLYFLATLLMPSQVDKMQNKTALLPPYQVSKKAKEVYDSLEFIADMHCDALLWQRNLLDAKTYGHVDIPRMIEANMGLQAFTIVTKSPKGQNFDKNAADTDQITMLMLAQGNSFKSWTSLTERALIQCSRLYDFAEKSKGKFSIINSKKDLESYILKKEKNPKITAGFLGVEGAHALDGNIENIDVLFNAGVRMMAPTHFFDNKLGGSAHGVSGGGLTAFGKEVIKRMQLKNMIVDVAHASPKMIDDILKITTKPLVSSHTGVKGTCNNVRNLSDKHIKGIAKTGGLISIAMFPKAVCGSSVKKTAKAIQYVVHLVGVDFVALGSDFDGAVKASIDVTGLPLVVEELLKLGISKVDIQKIMGGNVKRLLLNNLPDE
- a CDS encoding NUDIX hydrolase — encoded protein: MDFNTFLSKVPLIKTKRLGGLDAQFKLAPEMRLRYSENKIKALNPRKAAVLALFYPNEASQTCILLTKRASYKGTHSAQVSFPGGKVDKTDKNLQETALREAHEEMGIPKNLVTVLRETTDVYIPPSNFLATPFIAVSSQKPDFIMNEEVAETIEVLVADLLNDANISAVNLSTSYATNINVPCFKLNNYTVWGATAMMLSEIRELLI